A region from the Polaribacter sp. Hel1_33_78 genome encodes:
- the epsC gene encoding serine O-acetyltransferase EpsC, with protein sequence MKEIEEKVLFTNYRLCLRDAVGDFTKQLINNLFDVNHLSESGERTRRSFLNILERLSIENGEDLWDNFENYFVTIRQKLDLDAAAAEKNDPAAKSLEEVYLAYPGFYAIAVHRLSHQLLKLKVPILPRMMSEFAHSTTGTDIHPGAEIGDSFFIDHATGIVIGETTIIKDNVQIFQGVTLGGIQVDKRLAATKRHPTIESGVIIYANATILGGHVLIGENAVIGANVCITESISKNSVVTVESKNKIFQRN encoded by the coding sequence ATGAAAGAAATAGAAGAAAAAGTTTTGTTTACAAACTACCGTTTGTGTCTAAGAGATGCTGTCGGTGATTTTACGAAACAATTGATTAATAACTTGTTTGATGTGAATCATTTGTCGGAAAGTGGTGAGCGAACTAGACGCAGTTTTTTAAATATTTTAGAGAGATTATCTATTGAAAATGGAGAAGATTTGTGGGATAATTTTGAAAATTATTTTGTTACAATTAGACAAAAGCTAGATTTAGACGCTGCTGCTGCTGAAAAAAACGATCCTGCCGCAAAAAGTTTAGAGGAAGTTTATTTAGCGTATCCCGGTTTTTATGCAATTGCTGTGCATCGTTTAAGTCATCAATTATTAAAACTAAAAGTCCCTATTTTACCAAGAATGATGAGTGAGTTTGCACACAGCACAACGGGTACAGATATTCATCCAGGAGCAGAAATTGGAGACTCATTTTTTATAGATCACGCAACCGGAATTGTTATTGGAGAAACGACCATAATCAAAGATAATGTGCAAATTTTTCAAGGAGTTACTTTGGGAGGAATTCAGGTAGATAAACGTTTAGCAGCTACAAAAAGGCACCCAACGATAGAAAGTGGTGTTATTATTTATGCAAATGCAACCATTTTAGGAGGTCATGTTTTAATTGGAGAGAATGCTGTAATTGGCGCTAATGTTTGTATCACAGAATCAATTTCTAAAAATTCAGT
- a CDS encoding 2Fe-2S iron-sulfur cluster-binding protein, producing MQDINIKITDRKGVTHDVVAPTDMAMNLMEVVRSYELAEEGTIGVCGGMAMCASCQCYIKSDHTLPEMSDDEDAMLAEAFYVEDNSRLGCQIQMIPAMDGLEVELAPET from the coding sequence ATGCAAGACATCAATATTAAAATAACAGATAGAAAAGGCGTAACTCATGATGTGGTAGCACCTACAGATATGGCTATGAACCTAATGGAGGTTGTTCGGTCTTATGAGTTAGCAGAAGAAGGAACGATTGGAGTTTGTGGTGGTATGGCAATGTGTGCTTCTTGTCAATGTTATATAAAATCTGATCATACATTACCAGAAATGTCAGATGATGAAGATGCGATGCTAGCGGAAGCTTTCTATGTTGAAGACAATAGTAGATTAGGATGTCAAATACAAATGATCCCAGCTATGGATGGTTTGGAAGTAGAGTTAGCGCCAGAAACTTAA
- a CDS encoding NAD(P)/FAD-dependent oxidoreductase yields MITTDILIIGAGPTGLFTVFEAGLLKLKCHLIDALAQPGGQCSEIYPKKPIYDIPAYPEILAGDLTHKLIEQSKQFEPGFTLGERAETIDKQDDNTFIVTTNKGTKHHAKIVAIAGGLGSFEPRKPLIPNLADFEDKGVEYIIKEPELYRNKKVVISGGGDSALDWAIFLSNIASEVTLIHRRNEFRGALDSVEKVQELKNLGKIRLITPAEVKGILGTDKVTGVAVEQKGEDAFIVDTDHFIPLFGLSPKLGPIGNWGLEIEKNAIKVNNALDYQTNIPGVYAIGDVNTYPGKLKLILCGFHEATLMCQSAYKRIFPDKKYVMKYTTVGGVDGFDGTRKEAPKAVVKAIQ; encoded by the coding sequence ATGATTACTACAGATATACTTATTATTGGAGCAGGACCAACAGGTTTATTCACGGTTTTTGAAGCAGGTTTGCTAAAATTAAAATGTCATTTGATTGATGCATTAGCGCAACCTGGTGGACAATGTTCAGAGATCTACCCAAAGAAACCAATTTATGATATTCCTGCATATCCAGAAATTTTAGCAGGCGATTTAACACATAAATTAATAGAGCAAAGTAAACAATTTGAACCTGGATTTACCTTGGGAGAAAGAGCAGAAACAATCGATAAACAGGATGATAATACTTTTATAGTAACTACGAATAAAGGAACAAAACACCATGCTAAGATAGTGGCAATTGCAGGGGGTTTAGGTTCTTTTGAACCAAGAAAACCATTAATTCCTAATCTTGCAGATTTTGAAGATAAAGGTGTTGAGTACATTATTAAAGAACCAGAATTGTATCGCAATAAAAAAGTAGTCATTTCTGGTGGCGGAGATTCTGCATTAGATTGGGCTATTTTCTTATCAAATATAGCTTCAGAGGTAACCTTAATTCATAGAAGAAATGAATTTAGAGGTGCTTTAGATTCTGTAGAAAAAGTGCAGGAATTAAAAAATTTAGGTAAAATTAGACTGATTACACCTGCAGAGGTGAAAGGAATTTTAGGAACCGATAAAGTAACTGGTGTCGCTGTTGAGCAAAAAGGCGAAGATGCGTTTATTGTGGATACAGATCATTTTATTCCTTTATTTGGATTGTCACCAAAATTAGGTCCAATTGGTAATTGGGGATTAGAAATTGAAAAGAATGCCATCAAAGTAAATAATGCTTTGGATTATCAAACTAACATTCCAGGGGTCTATGCTATTGGCGATGTAAATACCTATCCAGGAAAATTGAAATTAATTTTATGTGGTTTTCACGAGGCGACTTTAATGTGTCAAAGCGCATATAAAAGAATTTTTCCTGATAAAAAATATGTAATGAAATATACAACAGTGGGCGGTGTAGATGGCTTTGATGGAACAAGAAAAGAAGCGCCAAAAGCAGTCGTAAAAGCGATACAATAG
- a CDS encoding bifunctional precorrin-2 dehydrogenase/sirohydrochlorin ferrochelatase: protein MERNNLYPIFLKTKNLNVLIVGGGFVAEEKLTFLLKSSPDAKVLMVSPLFREGTIELAKKGCVTLVEDVYKKKHLQGRHIVVATTDIPEVNVQVWKDCRAEAKLVNVADNPPYCDFYMGGIVTKGNVKIAISTNGKSPTTAKRLRQFFEDVLPENIDDLVKNLNEYRKTIKGDFEEKVETLNEFTKGLIEKKES, encoded by the coding sequence ATGGAAAGAAATAATTTATATCCTATTTTTTTAAAAACCAAAAATCTAAATGTTTTAATAGTTGGAGGAGGTTTTGTTGCTGAAGAAAAATTAACTTTCTTGTTAAAATCAAGTCCAGATGCTAAAGTTTTAATGGTTTCACCTTTGTTTAGAGAAGGAACTATTGAATTGGCAAAAAAAGGGTGTGTTACTTTAGTAGAAGATGTCTACAAGAAAAAACATTTACAAGGAAGACATATTGTGGTTGCAACTACAGATATTCCAGAAGTAAATGTACAAGTTTGGAAAGATTGTAGAGCAGAAGCAAAATTGGTAAATGTTGCTGATAATCCGCCGTATTGCGATTTTTATATGGGCGGGATTGTAACCAAAGGAAATGTGAAAATTGCCATTTCTACCAACGGAAAATCGCCAACAACAGCCAAAAGATTGCGTCAATTTTTTGAGGATGTACTTCCAGAAAACATTGATGATTTGGTTAAGAATTTAAACGAATATAGAAAGACAATAAAAGGAGATTTCGAAGAAAAGGTGGAAACATTAAACGAATTCACCAAAGGATTAATTGAAAAAAAAGAGTCTTAA
- the cobA gene encoding uroporphyrinogen-III C-methyltransferase: MKFKTPKLTVVGAGPGDIDLITVKAIKVLKTADVVLYDALVNEELLGFVNLKAELIFVGKRRGCYIYQQEQINELIVARAKTHGHVVRLKGGDPFVFGRGAEEMEYAASFGLETAVVPGISSSLAVAAFQNIPLTKRGSSESFWVITGTTKEHKISSDIELAAKSNATVVVLMGMRKLPQIVQLFQAEGKRNLPVAIIQNGTRVNEKVGIGTVDTIEKIVIENELRNPAIIVLGDVVKHRQAILEVQLQYENGPKR; the protein is encoded by the coding sequence ATGAAATTCAAAACTCCAAAATTAACAGTGGTTGGTGCGGGTCCTGGCGATATAGATTTAATTACTGTAAAAGCGATTAAAGTTTTAAAAACAGCAGATGTTGTTTTGTATGATGCTCTGGTAAATGAAGAATTGTTAGGCTTTGTAAATCTAAAAGCAGAATTAATTTTTGTTGGAAAACGCAGGGGTTGTTATATTTATCAGCAAGAACAAATTAATGAATTGATTGTAGCGAGAGCAAAAACACACGGACATGTAGTTCGTTTAAAAGGAGGAGATCCTTTTGTTTTTGGCAGAGGTGCAGAAGAGATGGAATATGCAGCAAGTTTTGGTCTAGAAACGGCGGTTGTTCCTGGTATTTCATCTTCTTTAGCAGTCGCAGCATTTCAAAATATACCTTTAACCAAACGTGGAAGTTCAGAAAGTTTTTGGGTAATTACAGGAACAACAAAAGAACATAAAATATCTTCAGATATAGAGTTGGCAGCAAAGTCTAATGCAACAGTTGTTGTTTTAATGGGGATGCGTAAATTACCTCAAATAGTGCAGTTGTTTCAAGCCGAAGGGAAACGTAATTTGCCAGTTGCTATCATTCAAAATGGAACAAGAGTTAACGAAAAAGTTGGAATTGGTACAGTTGATACCATTGAAAAAATTGTTATTGAAAATGAATTAAGAAACCCTGCAATTATAGTTTTGGGAGACGTTGTAAAACATCGCCAAGCAATTTTAGAGGTTCAACTGCAATATGAAAATGGGCCAAAAAGATAA
- a CDS encoding HEPN domain-containing protein produces the protein MQSFRTEIENPVVEKDIIELADKIAAFNNLQIDEEKFRSLRLARGVYGQRQSGVQMIRIKLPYGKVMSNQLRRISEVSDEYSRGKLHITTRQDIQIHYVDLQRTPELWAELERDDVTLREACGNVVRNVTASETAGIDINEPFDVSPYADALFKFFLRNPICQEMGRKFKVSFSATDEDTGLSYLHDLGYIAKIRNGVSGFKVMVAGGLGSQPRHAEVLYDFLPADKIIPVMEGVLRVFDRFGERKSRAKARMKFLLKEIGLEAFRNLIEEEQKAIEFKTVTIDAASYVPSEPVIVKAPKVEIKEVAAFDLWKSTNLIPQKQKGFVAIGIKVLLGDFYTDKARLLADLVETYAAGEIRLTLRQNIVIPFVKEDIVPFFYTELDKLGFVEPGYNKAVDITACPGTDTCNLGIASSTGIAAELERVIAAEYPQYLENSDLVIKISGCMNACGQHNMANIGFQGMTVRTPEKLVAPALQVLLGGGNLGNGNGAFADKVVKVPSKRGPEALRRVLNDFEANANGKPFVAYYKEKGEKYFYNFLNDLQDVSNLTQVDFIDWGEEGKYVKEIGIGECAGVVIDLIATLFLESEEKIENAREAFENEVYSGAIYYAYQSLVNTSKAMLLAENKKTNTHASIIAQFDEFFVASGKIELNTTFSELIYQINKNTPNKEFCSQYINDSENLLQKAQRFRALSNTFVKSVI, from the coding sequence ATGCAAAGTTTTAGAACCGAAATAGAAAATCCAGTTGTAGAAAAAGATATTATTGAATTAGCAGATAAAATTGCAGCATTCAATAATCTACAAATAGACGAAGAAAAATTTAGAAGCCTACGTTTAGCAAGAGGTGTTTATGGGCAGCGCCAGTCAGGCGTACAGATGATTCGAATTAAATTACCTTATGGTAAAGTAATGAGCAATCAATTACGCAGAATTTCTGAAGTTTCAGATGAATATTCAAGAGGAAAATTGCACATTACCACACGTCAAGATATTCAAATTCATTATGTAGATTTACAAAGAACACCAGAATTATGGGCAGAATTAGAACGCGATGACGTTACTTTAAGAGAAGCTTGTGGAAATGTTGTAAGAAATGTAACGGCATCAGAAACTGCTGGTATCGATATAAATGAGCCTTTTGATGTTTCTCCTTATGCAGATGCGTTATTTAAATTTTTTTTACGAAACCCAATTTGTCAAGAAATGGGACGTAAATTTAAAGTCTCTTTTTCCGCGACCGATGAAGATACAGGCTTGTCTTATTTGCATGATTTAGGATATATTGCTAAAATTCGGAACGGAGTTAGCGGTTTTAAAGTGATGGTTGCGGGAGGATTGGGTTCTCAGCCAAGACATGCAGAAGTATTATATGATTTCTTGCCAGCAGATAAAATTATTCCAGTAATGGAAGGCGTTTTAAGAGTTTTTGATCGTTTTGGTGAACGTAAAAGTAGGGCGAAAGCAAGAATGAAATTCTTATTAAAAGAGATCGGTTTAGAAGCTTTTAGAAATTTAATTGAAGAAGAGCAAAAAGCAATTGAATTTAAAACGGTTACTATTGATGCAGCATCTTATGTGCCCTCAGAACCGGTTATCGTAAAAGCACCAAAAGTTGAAATAAAAGAAGTAGCAGCCTTTGATTTGTGGAAATCCACAAACTTAATTCCTCAAAAACAAAAAGGGTTTGTCGCAATCGGAATTAAAGTTTTATTAGGCGATTTTTATACAGATAAAGCGCGATTATTAGCAGATTTAGTAGAAACATACGCTGCTGGAGAAATTCGTTTAACATTGCGTCAGAATATCGTAATTCCTTTTGTAAAAGAAGATATTGTGCCATTTTTTTATACTGAATTAGATAAGTTAGGCTTTGTAGAGCCAGGTTATAATAAGGCAGTAGATATCACAGCATGTCCAGGAACTGATACCTGTAATTTAGGAATTGCAAGTAGTACAGGGATAGCAGCAGAGTTGGAAAGAGTGATTGCTGCAGAATATCCTCAGTATCTAGAAAACTCAGATTTAGTTATTAAAATCAGTGGTTGTATGAATGCCTGCGGCCAACACAATATGGCAAATATTGGTTTTCAGGGAATGACGGTAAGAACACCAGAAAAATTAGTAGCACCGGCATTACAAGTTTTATTAGGTGGTGGTAATTTAGGAAATGGAAATGGTGCATTTGCAGATAAAGTTGTAAAAGTACCCAGTAAAAGAGGTCCTGAAGCTTTACGGAGAGTTTTAAATGATTTTGAAGCAAATGCTAATGGAAAACCGTTTGTTGCATACTACAAAGAAAAAGGAGAAAAGTATTTTTATAATTTCTTAAATGATTTGCAAGACGTTTCTAATTTAACGCAAGTAGATTTCATTGATTGGGGAGAAGAAGGTAAGTATGTAAAAGAAATAGGAATTGGCGAGTGTGCGGGCGTTGTGATCGATTTAATTGCAACTTTATTTTTAGAAAGCGAAGAGAAAATTGAGAATGCAAGAGAAGCTTTTGAAAACGAGGTGTATTCAGGAGCCATATATTATGCCTATCAATCTTTGGTAAATACATCTAAAGCGATGCTTTTAGCAGAAAATAAAAAGACCAATACACACGCAAGTATCATTGCTCAATTTGATGAGTTTTTTGTTGCTTCAGGCAAAATTGAGTTAAACACAACTTTTAGTGAGTTAATTTATCAGATTAATAAAAACACACCTAACAAAGAGTTTTGTTCACAATATATCAACGATTCTGAAAATTTATTGCAAAAAGCGCAAAGATTTAGAGCGCTATCTAATACTTTTGTTAAAAGTGTAATCTAA
- a CDS encoding sulfate adenylyltransferase subunit 1: MKVLKIATAGSVDDGKSTLIGRILYDTKSLTADKLEAIEEKSKQRGFDYLDFSLATDGLVAEREQGITIDVAHIYFSTPSKSFIIADTPGHIEYTRNMVTGASTAQASIVLIDARNGVVEQTYRHFFINNLLRIKDVVIAINKMDLVDFSEEKYNVIKGEIEYLASKSAYKSQNLTFIPLSALQGDNVVSPSENMPWYKGVTLMHHLERLDSDDISDASQVRFPVQTVIRPKTSAYHDFRGYAGKIYGGDLAVGDEVAVLPSQTTSKIKSINFFDKEYVLAKKGSSVTITLEDNVNVSRGDMLVKVSEEPIISKQVEATICWMDNVPLEASQKYYIKHGVNDAQAKVTQLKSIIKTDFSGIEVNPTKLTLNQIGDVCLKLSKSLLFDVYADNKSNGSFILINPKTNNTVGVGFIK, from the coding sequence ATGAAAGTATTAAAAATAGCAACAGCAGGAAGCGTAGATGATGGCAAGAGTACCTTAATTGGTCGTATTTTATACGATACAAAATCGTTGACAGCGGATAAATTAGAAGCGATTGAAGAAAAAAGTAAGCAAAGAGGATTCGATTATTTAGATTTTTCTTTAGCGACTGATGGTTTAGTTGCAGAGCGGGAGCAAGGAATTACGATTGATGTAGCACATATTTATTTTTCTACACCCTCTAAAAGTTTCATTATTGCAGATACTCCAGGTCATATCGAATACACTAGAAACATGGTCACAGGTGCATCAACAGCACAAGCTTCCATAGTTTTAATTGATGCTAGAAATGGCGTTGTAGAACAAACGTATCGTCACTTTTTTATCAATAATTTATTACGAATTAAAGATGTTGTAATCGCGATAAATAAAATGGATTTAGTTGATTTCTCTGAGGAAAAATACAATGTCATTAAAGGAGAAATTGAATATTTAGCAAGTAAAAGTGCTTATAAGAGTCAAAATTTAACCTTTATTCCTTTATCTGCTTTGCAAGGTGATAATGTGGTTTCTCCATCAGAAAATATGCCTTGGTATAAAGGGGTAACGTTAATGCATCATTTAGAGCGTTTAGATTCTGATGATATTAGTGATGCGTCACAAGTTCGTTTTCCAGTGCAAACAGTAATTAGACCAAAAACGTCAGCATATCACGATTTTAGAGGGTATGCAGGTAAAATTTATGGTGGAGATTTAGCAGTTGGAGATGAAGTTGCAGTATTACCGTCTCAAACAACATCTAAAATTAAAAGCATTAATTTCTTCGATAAAGAGTATGTGCTTGCAAAAAAAGGAAGTTCTGTGACCATTACTTTAGAAGATAATGTGAATGTGAGTAGAGGTGATATGTTGGTAAAAGTAAGCGAAGAGCCAATAATTTCGAAACAAGTAGAGGCAACAATCTGTTGGATGGACAATGTGCCTTTAGAGGCGTCACAAAAATATTATATAAAACACGGTGTAAATGACGCGCAAGCAAAAGTTACACAGTTAAAGAGTATCATTAAAACAGATTTTTCTGGTATTGAAGTAAATCCCACTAAATTAACTTTAAATCAAATTGGTGATGTGTGCTTAAAATTAAGTAAGTCATTGTTATTTGATGTGTATGCAGATAATAAATCTAATGGATCTTTTATTTTAATTAACCCGAAAACAAACAATACAGTGGGTGTAGGTTTTATAAAATAA
- the cysD gene encoding sulfate adenylyltransferase subunit CysD codes for MNQRTIQVDALESEAIYIFREVVAQFEKPVLLFSGGKDSITLVRLAQKAFFPAKIPFPLMHIDTGHNFPETIEFRDKLVEELGVELIVRDVQDNIDSGRVKEETGRYASRNMLQTETLLDAIEEFSFDACIGGARRDEEKARAKERIFSVRDDFGQWDEKNQRPEVFDMLNGRIDLGQNVRVFPISNWTELDVWSYIKNENIEIPSIYFAHKRKTFFRDGFIWSADDAVVYRDEEEQVVERMVRFRTVGDMSCTAAVLSDAVDIAKVVEEIRDSSISERGARIDDKRSEAAMEKRKQQGYF; via the coding sequence ATGAATCAAAGAACAATACAAGTAGATGCTTTAGAGAGTGAGGCCATATATATATTTAGAGAAGTAGTTGCGCAGTTTGAAAAGCCTGTGTTGTTATTCTCGGGTGGAAAAGATAGTATAACGTTAGTTCGTTTGGCTCAAAAAGCCTTTTTTCCTGCAAAAATCCCTTTCCCCTTAATGCATATAGATACGGGGCATAATTTTCCTGAAACGATTGAATTTAGAGATAAATTAGTTGAAGAGTTAGGTGTTGAATTGATTGTCAGAGATGTACAAGACAATATCGATAGTGGTCGTGTAAAAGAGGAGACAGGCAGGTATGCGAGTAGAAATATGTTACAGACGGAAACGTTATTAGATGCCATTGAAGAATTCAGTTTTGATGCATGTATTGGAGGAGCCAGAAGAGATGAAGAAAAAGCAAGAGCAAAAGAAAGAATTTTTTCTGTAAGAGATGATTTTGGTCAATGGGATGAAAAAAATCAACGTCCAGAAGTATTTGATATGTTAAACGGTAGAATTGATTTAGGACAAAATGTGCGTGTTTTTCCGATTTCAAATTGGACAGAATTAGACGTTTGGTCCTATATCAAAAATGAAAATATTGAAATTCCTTCTATTTATTTTGCACATAAAAGAAAAACATTTTTTAGAGATGGATTCATTTGGTCGGCAGATGATGCCGTGGTTTACAGAGATGAAGAAGAACAAGTTGTAGAAAGAATGGTTCGTTTTAGAACGGTCGGAGATATGAGTTGTACAGCAGCAGTTTTATCTGATGCAGTAGATATTGCAAAAGTAGTTGAAGAAATTAGAGACTCTTCTATTTCAGAAAGAGGAGCAAGGATTGATGATAAAAGATCTGAGGCTGCTATGGAGAAAAGAAAACAACAAGGATATTTTTAA
- a CDS encoding phosphoadenosine phosphosulfate reductase family protein: protein MNLNLEQINEELKDKSPVEIITWAISLSKNAVITTNFRPYEVAILKAVTDVQKDIKVIWCDTGYNTIETYKHAEEIIKKLRLNIHLYTPKQTVAHRNVVLGVPSIEDPKHAIFTQQVKLEPFSRAMQAHQPDIWFTNLRKGQTAFRNSIDIVSQSKDGIIKVSPFYNWSDEALDTYLGEKNLPNEFVYFDPTKVESNRECGLHI from the coding sequence ATGAATTTGAACTTAGAGCAGATCAACGAGGAATTAAAAGATAAAAGTCCAGTAGAAATTATTACTTGGGCTATTTCTTTAAGTAAAAACGCAGTCATTACAACTAACTTCAGACCTTATGAAGTGGCAATATTAAAAGCAGTTACTGATGTGCAAAAAGATATTAAAGTAATTTGGTGTGATACTGGTTATAATACGATAGAGACTTATAAGCATGCGGAAGAAATTATTAAAAAGTTGCGTTTAAATATTCATTTATACACACCAAAACAAACTGTAGCGCATAGAAATGTTGTGTTGGGAGTTCCATCTATTGAAGACCCTAAACATGCAATTTTTACACAACAAGTAAAATTAGAACCGTTTTCAAGAGCGATGCAAGCGCATCAGCCAGATATTTGGTTTACGAATTTAAGAAAAGGTCAGACGGCCTTTAGAAATAGTATCGATATTGTTTCTCAGAGCAAAGATGGAATTATAAAGGTAAGTCCATTTTACAATTGGTCAGACGAAGCATTAGACACTTATTTAGGGGAGAAAAATTTACCAAATGAGTTTGTGTATTTCGATCCAACAAAAGTAGAAAGTAACAGAGAATGTGGTTTGCATATTTGA
- a CDS encoding DUF2061 domain-containing protein: protein MITDQIIFSKKIAGQRFEEDKNSEKPIRSMAKALSWRVVGTIDTLVVSYLLSGEITLAASIASVDFLTKLGLYFFHERAWNKIKWGK from the coding sequence ATGATTACAGATCAAATTATTTTTAGTAAAAAAATAGCAGGTCAACGTTTTGAGGAAGACAAAAATTCTGAGAAACCGATAAGAAGTATGGCCAAAGCATTAAGCTGGAGAGTTGTTGGAACGATTGATACGTTAGTAGTTTCATACCTTTTATCTGGTGAAATAACATTAGCGGCGTCAATTGCTTCCGTAGATTTTTTAACAAAGTTAGGGCTGTATTTCTTTCATGAAAGAGCTTGGAATAAAATAAAATGGGGAAAATAA
- a CDS encoding acyloxyacyl hydrolase, with translation MKNTVLLFLMLFFSLGIFSQQEKKLKTKFTNFLSKSYYSINLGGIFYPFSNDNLIDGYKTATFSRNWFSGRLLLGHKLTEDLAVQFGTMRPASWFKYDNVNNIGYDRSVWINAWSLSLKKDFKLHKNTSFYAEAGVANLTRFGFFIEDKEIYEDAHYASLLYGFGVQHRLNDKWRLSLNGTFLPKSTKHNQPAISQVSLGFEYHLQQVDDAIAEEYTGNDYFFPNNILQFSYGTSALGFGVNRFFGMSLKVGNFESFGIPVFWVGQVKAKHAFSITYQRLIYRSEKVFSLDWGASVTAFQSELTSENVMAFSIFPVLRFYLLRKKEFDFYANYSLIGPTYITKSNIDGFESGPKITYQDTMGFGVFFGKDRKYNFELRIMHYSNGNIFTGNDGVAVPLQITLGKTF, from the coding sequence ATGAAAAATACTGTACTTCTATTTTTAATGTTGTTCTTTTCTTTAGGTATCTTTAGTCAACAAGAAAAAAAACTAAAGACAAAATTTACTAATTTTCTATCCAAATCTTATTACAGTATAAATCTAGGAGGTATTTTTTATCCGTTTTCAAATGATAATTTAATTGATGGCTACAAAACAGCAACTTTTAGTAGAAACTGGTTTTCAGGAAGATTGTTATTAGGCCATAAATTAACGGAAGATTTAGCAGTTCAGTTTGGAACAATGAGGCCAGCTTCTTGGTTTAAATACGATAATGTGAACAACATTGGTTATGACAGAAGTGTTTGGATAAATGCTTGGTCTTTATCATTAAAAAAAGATTTTAAGCTTCATAAAAACACCTCTTTTTATGCTGAAGCAGGAGTAGCAAATTTAACCAGATTTGGTTTTTTCATAGAAGATAAAGAAATTTATGAAGATGCCCATTACGCAAGTTTACTTTATGGTTTTGGAGTGCAACACCGTTTAAATGATAAATGGAGATTGTCCTTAAATGGAACATTTTTACCAAAATCTACAAAGCATAATCAACCTGCGATTTCACAAGTATCGTTAGGTTTTGAGTACCATTTGCAGCAAGTTGATGATGCAATAGCTGAAGAATATACAGGGAATGATTATTTTTTTCCAAACAATATTTTGCAATTTAGTTACGGCACAAGCGCATTAGGTTTTGGTGTAAACCGTTTTTTTGGAATGAGTTTAAAAGTAGGTAATTTTGAGAGTTTTGGAATTCCGGTTTTTTGGGTTGGTCAAGTAAAGGCAAAACATGCTTTTTCAATTACTTACCAAAGATTAATATACAGGTCAGAAAAAGTTTTCTCTTTAGATTGGGGGGCAAGCGTAACCGCTTTTCAATCAGAACTAACAAGTGAAAATGTAATGGCTTTCTCAATATTTCCTGTTTTACGTTTTTATCTCTTAAGAAAAAAAGAGTTTGACTTCTATGCTAATTACTCTTTAATAGGTCCAACATACATTACAAAAAGTAATATTGATGGTTTCGAAAGTGGACCAAAAATAACATATCAAGATACTATGGGTTTTGGTGTGTTCTTCGGAAAAGATAGAAAATATAATTTCGAATTACGAATCATGCATTACTCAAATGGAAATATTTTCACGGGCAATGATGGCGTTGCAGTTCCTCTTCAAATAACTTTAGGCAAAACCTTCTAA
- a CDS encoding Rrf2 family transcriptional regulator: MLSKKTKYGIKALTYLAKREDSAPVSIATISKSENISLKFLESILLTLRKNGFLGSKKGKGGGYYLLKEPEDIQMTSVMRILEGPIAMLPCVSLKFYEKCADCPHEDTCAVHNLMLQVRDSALQIFRNTTLADLTRKKS; this comes from the coding sequence ATGCTCTCAAAGAAAACAAAGTACGGAATTAAAGCACTTACATATTTGGCAAAACGGGAAGATAGCGCTCCTGTATCAATTGCTACAATTTCTAAAAGTGAAAATATTTCTTTAAAGTTTTTAGAAAGCATTTTATTAACGCTTCGTAAAAACGGATTCTTAGGTTCCAAAAAAGGAAAAGGTGGTGGTTATTATTTATTAAAAGAGCCCGAGGATATTCAAATGACTTCTGTAATGAGGATTCTAGAAGGACCAATTGCAATGTTGCCGTGTGTAAGCTTAAAATTTTATGAAAAGTGTGCTGATTGCCCACATGAAGATACTTGTGCTGTTCATAATTTAATGCTTCAGGTTAGAGATAGTGCGCTTCAAATTTTTAGAAATACAACCTTGGCAGATTTAACCAGGAAGAAATCATAG